Proteins from a genomic interval of Parcubacteria group bacterium ADurb.Bin159:
- the yvhJ gene encoding putative transcriptional regulator YvhJ encodes MDNIKLNFAEAVPKEEEKKQEKKKPKRKIPFLILFCLLIVAFFCLGTIVLEQSTLDGFGHLSFWEGTLNIIFGRSGVLAGEYSDRINILLLGMGGEGHEGPYLTDTIILLSIEPSSHTVSLLSVPRDLYIPIDGGWNKINAVYALSTFQKKDGGKAICSVIEDVFDIPVKYWAAIDFNSFIELIDWFGGVTIDVKEGFIDYSFPGPNYSYRTVKFSPGLQLMDGERVLEYVRSRHGNGESGSDFNRSARQQQVLLALKEKIKQIDILDTKQIFYFYNFFTSKIKTNLTLKEATRLAKLFQDTSSWNVRTFVLSDKNLLKPAVASNGAYILRPRTGDFKELSYLAKHIFDISEEEFYQNKISFSD; translated from the coding sequence ATGGATAATATCAAGTTAAATTTCGCCGAAGCAGTTCCTAAAGAGGAGGAGAAAAAACAAGAGAAAAAAAAACCAAAAAGGAAAATACCCTTTTTAATTCTTTTTTGCTTATTAATCGTGGCATTTTTTTGTTTAGGAACTATTGTTTTAGAACAAAGTACTTTAGATGGATTTGGTCATCTTTCTTTTTGGGAAGGGACGTTAAATATTATTTTTGGCCGCAGTGGAGTATTAGCTGGTGAATATTCCGATAGAATAAATATTTTACTTTTAGGTATGGGGGGAGAAGGGCACGAGGGACCGTATTTAACAGACACTATAATTCTTTTAAGTATTGAACCATCATCTCATACTGTATCCTTACTTTCCGTCCCTCGCGATCTTTATATACCCATTGATGGTGGGTGGAATAAAATTAATGCTGTTTATGCTTTAAGCACTTTTCAAAAAAAAGATGGAGGAAAAGCAATTTGTTCAGTAATAGAAGACGTGTTTGATATTCCTGTTAAATATTGGGCGGCAATTGATTTTAATAGTTTTATAGAATTGATAGATTGGTTTGGGGGAGTGACTATTGATGTTAAAGAAGGCTTCATTGATTATTCTTTTCCCGGACCAAATTATTCTTATCGAACAGTAAAATTTTCTCCCGGGCTTCAACTAATGGACGGAGAAAGGGTTTTAGAATACGTAAGGTCTCGACATGGTAATGGTGAAAGCGGTTCAGATTTTAACCGTTCGGCTAGGCAACAGCAAGTTTTATTAGCCTTAAAAGAAAAGATAAAACAAATTGATATTTTAGACACAAAGCAAATTTTTTATTTTTATAATTTTTTCACTTCAAAAATTAAAACTAATTTAACTTTGAAAGAAGCAACCCGTTTAGCAAAATTGTTTCAAGATACAAGTTCTTGGAACGTTAGAACATTTGTTCTTTCGGATAAAAATTTGTTAAAACCAGCTGTAGCATCAAATGGCGCCTACATTCTTCGTCCCAGAACAGGAGATTTTAAAGAGCTCTCTTATTTAGCTAAACACATTTTTGATATAAGCGAAGAAGAATTTTATCAAAATAAAATATCTTTTTCCGATTAA
- the ctpB gene encoding Carboxy-terminal processing protease CtpB precursor, which produces MNKKSFILSLVIIFFIALGLGIILGSIFYGVGVETKSVFNPFVSLGAPLKYQTLFEEVYSAIKTQYIVPSVDDDTLYYGALEGMVNGLEDPYSVFLKPDLAKMFEEDISGNFEGVGMEIGIKNNQLTVIAPLPGTPAERAGLRTGDEIYAIDGEATAGLSIDMATLLIRGKKGTPVTLTIWREGWETLKDIEIIRDTIKIQSVKWEKKTPTIAYLRIVHFSENTLEEFEEAVEALNPASLKGIILDLRNNPGGYLDTAVDIAGWWVEENKEEIVVSSKNNIHQIQSYKTKSRGNFANLKTVVLINNGSASGAEILAGALQDWGKATLVGETTFGKGSVQVLIPMADGSALKLTAAYWYTPKDRSIEKMGIEPDIKIEFTEEDYLKEKDPQLEKAMEILEGAI; this is translated from the coding sequence ATGAATAAAAAATCATTTATTTTATCATTAGTTATCATTTTTTTTATTGCTTTAGGGTTAGGAATTATTTTGGGCAGTATTTTTTACGGAGTAGGAGTAGAGACAAAATCAGTTTTCAACCCATTCGTTAGTTTAGGGGCTCCTCTAAAATATCAAACTTTATTTGAAGAAGTTTATTCTGCGATTAAAACTCAATATATTGTACCCTCGGTTGACGACGATACATTATATTACGGAGCATTAGAGGGAATGGTTAATGGTTTAGAAGATCCTTATTCTGTTTTTTTAAAACCTGATTTGGCTAAAATGTTTGAAGAAGATATAAGCGGAAATTTTGAGGGAGTGGGTATGGAAATAGGCATAAAAAATAATCAATTAACTGTTATTGCTCCTTTGCCTGGAACTCCGGCGGAAAGAGCGGGTTTGCGGACAGGGGATGAAATTTATGCTATTGACGGAGAAGCAACAGCAGGATTATCTATTGATATGGCGACTTTGCTTATACGAGGGAAAAAGGGTACGCCAGTTACTTTAACTATTTGGAGAGAGGGGTGGGAAACATTAAAAGATATTGAAATAATAAGAGATACTATTAAAATTCAAAGTGTAAAATGGGAGAAGAAAACGCCGACTATTGCTTATCTTCGAATTGTTCATTTTTCAGAAAATACTTTAGAGGAATTTGAAGAAGCAGTTGAAGCACTTAATCCTGCTTCTTTAAAAGGAATTATTTTGGATTTACGAAATAATCCTGGTGGATATTTGGATACAGCTGTAGATATTGCCGGTTGGTGGGTAGAAGAAAATAAAGAAGAGATTGTTGTTTCTTCAAAAAATAATATTCATCAAATTCAATCTTATAAAACTAAGAGCAGAGGGAATTTTGCCAATTTAAAAACCGTTGTTTTGATTAACAACGGTTCAGCTTCGGGGGCAGAAATTTTAGCTGGCGCTTTGCAGGATTGGGGAAAAGCTACTCTTGTAGGGGAAACTACTTTTGGCAAAGGTTCGGTTCAAGTTTTGATTCCTATGGCTGATGGCTCTGCCTTAAAACTGACTGCAGCTTATTGGTATACACCGAAAGATAGGTCAATTGAAAAAATGGGCATTGAGCCGGATATAAAAATTGAATTTACCGAAGAAGATTACTTAAAAGAAAAAGACCCCCAGTTAGAAAAGGCAATGGAAATTTTAGAAGGGGCTATTTAG